One genomic segment of Burkholderiaceae bacterium includes these proteins:
- the der gene encoding ribosome biogenesis GTPase Der: MKPVLALVGRPNVGKSTLFNRLTKSRDAIVADFAGLTRDRHYGQGHLGAREYIVIDTGGFEPTAESGIYKEMAKQTRQAVAEADAVIFIVDARAGLSAQDHDIANYLRRLGKPCLLVANKAEGMTEGAQLAEFYELGLGEVVPVSAAHGQGVRGMLEAALDALALPEGEEGDEPEDDGSIRLAVAGRPNVGKSTLINTWLGEERLVAFDMPGTTRDAIRVPFEKGGQKFSLIDTAGLRRKGKVFEAIEKFSVVKTLQAIESAHVVLLLLDATQGVTDQDAHIAGFILEAGRAVVVAVNKWDAVDAYRREWVQRDIEARLGFLKFANMHFISAQKRQGLGPVWKSITQAHQAAMRKLPTPQLTRVLQEAVQFQTPKRSGMYRPKLRYAHQGGMNPPIVVVHGNSLEGVTEVYKRYLEGRFRKAFDLVGTPLRIEMKTAHNPYADKDA, translated from the coding sequence GTGAAACCCGTCCTGGCCCTGGTGGGCCGCCCCAACGTCGGCAAGTCCACGCTGTTCAACCGGCTGACCAAGAGCCGCGATGCCATCGTGGCCGACTTTGCCGGCCTCACGCGCGACCGCCACTACGGCCAGGGCCACCTGGGCGCGCGCGAGTACATCGTCATCGACACCGGCGGCTTCGAGCCCACGGCCGAGTCGGGCATCTACAAGGAGATGGCCAAGCAGACGCGCCAGGCGGTGGCCGAGGCCGACGCGGTGATCTTCATCGTCGATGCCCGCGCCGGCCTGTCGGCGCAGGACCACGACATCGCCAACTACCTGCGCCGCCTGGGCAAGCCCTGCCTGCTGGTGGCCAACAAGGCCGAGGGCATGACCGAGGGCGCGCAGCTGGCCGAGTTCTACGAGCTGGGCCTGGGCGAGGTGGTGCCCGTCTCGGCCGCCCACGGCCAGGGCGTGCGCGGCATGCTGGAGGCGGCGCTGGACGCGCTGGCGCTGCCCGAAGGCGAGGAGGGTGACGAGCCCGAGGACGACGGCAGCATCCGCCTGGCCGTGGCCGGCCGCCCCAACGTGGGCAAGTCCACCCTCATCAACACCTGGCTGGGCGAGGAGCGCCTGGTGGCCTTCGACATGCCCGGCACCACGCGCGACGCCATCCGCGTGCCCTTCGAAAAGGGCGGGCAGAAGTTCTCGCTGATCGACACGGCCGGCCTGCGCCGCAAGGGCAAGGTGTTCGAGGCGATCGAGAAGTTCTCGGTCGTCAAGACCCTGCAGGCCATCGAGTCGGCCCACGTCGTGTTGCTGCTGCTGGACGCCACGCAGGGCGTGACCGACCAGGACGCGCACATCGCCGGCTTCATCCTGGAGGCCGGGCGCGCCGTGGTGGTGGCCGTCAACAAGTGGGACGCGGTGGACGCCTACCGGCGCGAATGGGTGCAGCGCGACATCGAGGCGCGCCTGGGCTTCCTGAAGTTCGCCAACATGCACTTCATCTCGGCGCAAAAGCGCCAGGGCCTGGGCCCGGTGTGGAAGTCGATCACGCAGGCGCACCAGGCGGCCATGCGCAAGCTGCCCACGCCCCAGCTCACCCGCGTGCTGCAGGAAGCGGTGCAGTTCCAGACGCCCAAGCGCTCGGGCATGTACCGCCCCAAGCTGCGCTACGCCCACCAGGGCGGCATGAACCCGCCGATCGTCGTGGTGCACGGCAATTCGCTCGAGG